A region from the Pirellulales bacterium genome encodes:
- a CDS encoding cyclic nucleotide-binding domain-containing protein: MPVTLNLETLRRIPLLTGLNESEFRQIAEVLRLREFAPGEYVIRQGDQSRDLWIVLEGQCEVVRRLKPGEENHKPAESLVLAVLEPYSHFGEMSFFHPAPHSADVRARGPLELIQITHADYADMIQEGIWAAFKLAYNVVQQLAERLRRMDEWVAELANNPQAAANVPEFSRFRNKLFDGWTV, translated from the coding sequence ATGCCTGTCACGCTGAATCTCGAAACGCTCCGCCGCATCCCATTATTGACCGGTCTGAACGAATCCGAATTCCGTCAAATTGCCGAGGTACTCCGCCTCCGCGAATTTGCACCGGGCGAATACGTCATTCGCCAGGGCGATCAATCGCGCGATTTGTGGATTGTGTTGGAAGGCCAGTGCGAAGTGGTGCGGCGATTGAAGCCGGGCGAAGAAAACCATAAACCGGCCGAATCGCTGGTGCTGGCTGTCCTGGAGCCGTACAGCCATTTCGGCGAAATGTCGTTCTTCCATCCCGCGCCCCACTCCGCCGATGTTCGGGCGCGCGGCCCGTTGGAGCTTATCCAAATCACCCATGCCGACTATGCCGACATGATTCAGGAAGGCATTTGGGCCGCCTTCAAGCTGGCCTATAACGTCGTGCAGCAATTGGCCGAACGCTTGCGACGCATGGACGAATGGGTAGCCGAATTAGCGAATAATCCCCAAGCCGCCGCCAACGTGCCCGAGTTCAGCCGCTTCCGCAATAAACTGTTCGACGGCTGGACGGTGTAG
- a CDS encoding Glu/Leu/Phe/Val dehydrogenase dimerization domain-containing protein: MRAFDATRLYFDRAADHLDLTENMRRLLITPRREVQVEIPVELDSGELATFIGYRVQHDNSRGPMKGGLRYHEQVDMDEVRSLAALMTWKNAVVNLPYGGAKGGIGIDPHQFSHRELERITRKFIDGIHDMIGPDIDIPAPDMGTNAEVMGWIMNQYNKYHGFSPACVTGKPVELYGLPGREEATGRGVGIFVLKLLSRLGRKPQQCRIAIQGFGNVGSHTAKFLSEAECRIVAVSDVSGGFYHPDGLPMKDVLRYALEHGGSLTGYAGGDKITNEQLLELDVELLVPAALGNVITRHNAPRIKAPLIVEAANSPTQPDADEILSKAGHTVLPDILVNAGGVTASYFEWVQNRQHYQWGLNRVRQELDAVLSEAFQRVWELAEQRHVTLRTAAYIIAIGRVGRATVLGGIS, translated from the coding sequence ATGCGCGCTTTTGACGCCACACGGCTATATTTCGATCGGGCCGCCGATCATCTCGATCTCACCGAAAACATGCGCCGCTTGCTCATCACGCCGCGGCGAGAAGTGCAAGTCGAAATTCCCGTCGAACTCGATAGCGGCGAACTGGCCACTTTCATCGGCTACCGCGTGCAGCACGACAATTCCCGCGGGCCCATGAAGGGCGGCCTGCGCTACCATGAGCAGGTCGATATGGACGAAGTCCGCTCGCTGGCCGCGCTGATGACCTGGAAAAACGCCGTCGTCAACTTGCCCTACGGCGGCGCCAAAGGGGGCATCGGCATCGATCCGCACCAGTTCAGCCATCGCGAATTGGAACGCATCACGCGAAAATTCATCGACGGCATTCATGACATGATCGGTCCCGACATCGACATTCCGGCGCCCGATATGGGAACCAACGCCGAAGTGATGGGCTGGATTATGAACCAGTACAACAAATATCACGGCTTTAGCCCGGCCTGCGTGACCGGCAAGCCCGTCGAGTTGTACGGCCTGCCAGGGCGCGAAGAAGCCACCGGCCGCGGCGTTGGCATCTTCGTGCTCAAATTGCTCAGCCGGCTCGGACGCAAGCCGCAACAGTGCCGCATCGCCATTCAGGGCTTTGGCAATGTCGGCTCCCACACCGCCAAGTTTTTGAGCGAGGCCGAATGCCGCATCGTCGCCGTCAGCGACGTCAGCGGCGGTTTCTACCACCCCGATGGCCTTCCTATGAAAGACGTTCTCCGCTATGCCCTCGAACATGGTGGTTCATTAACAGGTTATGCAGGCGGGGACAAAATCACCAACGAGCAACTGTTGGAGCTCGATGTCGAATTGCTCGTCCCCGCGGCCTTGGGCAACGTGATTACCCGTCACAACGCCCCACGCATTAAAGCCCCACTGATTGTCGAGGCCGCCAATTCCCCCACCCAGCCCGATGCCGACGAAATCCTCTCCAAAGCCGGCCATACCGTGTTGCCCGACATTCTGGTGAACGCCGGCGGCGTGACCGCTAGCTATTTTGAATGGGTCCAAAACCGCCAGCATTATCAATGGGGCCTGAACCGTGTCCGGCAGGAGCTCGACGCCGTGCTTTCCGAGGCTTTCCAGCGAGTTTGGGAACTGGCCGAACAAAGGCACGTGACACTTCGTACCGCAGCGTATATCATCGCCATTGGGAGAGTCGGAAGAGCGACCGTTTTAGGAGGAATTTCGTAG
- a CDS encoding type I 3-dehydroquinate dehydratase, giving the protein MICVSIGRGRHRHVIAEHRHLVSQGAKLVELRLDYINGKINLKRLMTERPCPIVLTIRRDIDGGKWKGTEQERHMLLRAAIVDGVDYVDLEEDTAKAIGRYGKTKRIVSYHDFRQTPDDLAAIHARLAALDPDIIKITTMANSPHDNLRMMQLVQSVKVPTVGMCMGDLGTPSRILCGRFGAPFTYASFHHERLLAPGQLSFEEMNSVYHYDKIDAQTTVLGVIADPIGHSLSPLVHNTALRQAGINAVYVPFRVPAEHLDQFLTDAKQWGIRGLSVTIPHKEAVLKRLTKFDPAVKAIGAANTLVFEGDEIIGYNTDFRAALESVLRGVHSIHRLDVDEHLASVQSVAAEHQPTEDGLQGKTALLLGAGGAARAMVYGLKKNGAKVVVSSRTLKRAQQLAQTMGCDCIDWNNRHAISPDIVVNCTPVGMHPNVDETPYARGHLRSQVVVFDMVYNPENTLLIKEAKAQGCSVVTGIEMFVRQALLQFKLFTGQNASWELMRDTLKRAIGPAKA; this is encoded by the coding sequence ATGATTTGTGTCTCCATAGGCCGGGGCCGGCACCGGCATGTGATCGCGGAGCATCGCCATCTGGTCAGCCAGGGAGCGAAACTCGTTGAACTGCGGCTGGATTACATCAACGGAAAAATCAATCTCAAACGGCTGATGACGGAACGGCCGTGCCCGATTGTCTTGACCATTCGCCGCGATATTGACGGGGGTAAATGGAAGGGGACGGAGCAAGAACGGCACATGCTGTTGCGGGCCGCCATTGTCGACGGCGTCGATTACGTCGATCTGGAGGAAGACACCGCCAAAGCGATTGGCCGGTACGGCAAGACCAAGCGGATTGTCAGCTACCACGATTTCCGTCAAACCCCGGACGATTTGGCGGCCATTCACGCACGGTTGGCGGCGCTCGATCCGGACATCATTAAAATCACTACCATGGCGAACAGCCCGCACGATAATTTGCGGATGATGCAACTGGTGCAATCGGTGAAAGTACCGACAGTGGGGATGTGCATGGGGGATTTGGGAACTCCTTCGCGAATTTTGTGCGGGCGGTTTGGGGCGCCTTTCACCTATGCCTCGTTCCATCACGAGCGATTGCTAGCGCCGGGTCAGTTGAGCTTTGAAGAAATGAACAGCGTTTATCACTATGACAAAATCGATGCGCAGACGACGGTGTTGGGAGTGATTGCCGATCCGATTGGGCACAGCTTGAGCCCGTTGGTACATAACACGGCACTGCGGCAGGCGGGAATTAACGCCGTCTATGTGCCGTTCCGGGTGCCGGCGGAGCATTTAGATCAGTTTTTAACGGATGCCAAGCAGTGGGGTATTCGCGGGCTGAGCGTCACGATTCCGCACAAGGAAGCGGTGCTGAAGCGGCTGACGAAATTCGATCCGGCGGTAAAAGCTATTGGCGCGGCCAACACGCTGGTGTTTGAAGGAGACGAGATAATTGGCTACAACACCGATTTCCGGGCCGCCCTGGAAAGCGTATTACGGGGAGTGCATTCCATCCATAGGTTGGATGTTGACGAACACTTGGCCAGTGTGCAATCGGTGGCGGCCGAGCATCAACCGACCGAGGACGGTTTGCAAGGAAAAACTGCGCTACTGTTGGGCGCCGGCGGGGCCGCACGGGCCATGGTTTATGGACTGAAAAAAAATGGCGCCAAAGTGGTGGTTAGCAGCCGCACACTAAAACGGGCCCAGCAGTTGGCGCAAACCATGGGTTGCGATTGCATCGACTGGAACAACCGACACGCGATCTCGCCGGACATTGTGGTGAATTGCACGCCCGTGGGAATGCACCCGAACGTGGACGAAACGCCTTATGCTCGCGGCCATTTGCGTTCGCAGGTGGTGGTGTTCGACATGGTATACAATCCGGAGAACACGCTGCTGATTAAGGAAGCCAAGGCGCAAGGCTGCAGCGTGGTGACCGGAATTGAAATGTTTGTGCGGCAGGCGCTGTTGCAATTCAAGTTGTTCACCGGTCAAAACGCTTCGTGGGAACTGATGCGCGACACGCTGAAGCGCGCCATTGGGCCGGCGAAAGCGTGA
- the ltaE gene encoding low-specificity L-threonine aldolase produces MNHYEMKTIDLRSDTVTRPTPEMRRAMAAAEVGDDVLGDDPTVLRLQERLAEILGKEAALFVPSGTMSNQIGLRVHCLPGDEFICETNSHIYCYEQGAYAQLSGLVSRTVPGEAGVLRLEQLQDLIRGGDDHLVTTRLVCLENTHNRGGGKIQPYEEVERICRWAHEHGLATHLDGARLFNAVVATGISAAKWAQHFDTVNVCFSKGLGAPVGSALAGSKELMVKAHRARKLFGGGMRQAGIIAAGALYALEHNVERLAEDHAHAQVLADAVRQCPGLELKTLEIDTNIVIFHIDPKLGTAEEFATRLESHGVLTYDIAAQSVRMVTHLDVSRADIEQAAEALRKVAFGG; encoded by the coding sequence GTGAACCACTACGAGATGAAGACCATCGATTTACGCAGCGATACTGTCACTCGGCCCACGCCGGAAATGCGGCGGGCGATGGCAGCCGCCGAAGTCGGCGATGACGTGCTGGGGGATGACCCCACGGTGCTCCGCCTGCAGGAGCGGCTGGCGGAAATACTCGGCAAGGAAGCGGCGCTGTTTGTCCCCTCCGGCACCATGTCGAACCAAATTGGGCTGCGCGTGCATTGCCTACCCGGCGACGAGTTCATCTGCGAAACAAACAGTCACATCTACTGTTACGAGCAAGGCGCTTATGCGCAGCTGAGCGGCTTGGTTTCGCGCACCGTGCCAGGCGAAGCTGGCGTGCTGCGGCTGGAACAACTGCAAGATTTGATCCGCGGCGGCGACGATCATCTGGTGACCACGCGCCTGGTGTGTCTGGAAAACACGCACAATCGCGGCGGCGGAAAAATTCAGCCGTACGAAGAAGTGGAGCGGATTTGCCGCTGGGCGCACGAACATGGCCTGGCCACGCATTTGGACGGCGCCCGGCTGTTTAATGCCGTAGTGGCGACGGGAATTTCGGCCGCCAAATGGGCGCAGCACTTCGACACGGTCAACGTCTGTTTTAGCAAGGGCTTGGGCGCGCCGGTGGGTTCGGCTTTGGCCGGTTCAAAAGAATTGATGGTCAAGGCGCATCGGGCCCGCAAATTGTTCGGCGGCGGCATGCGGCAGGCCGGCATTATTGCAGCCGGGGCGCTGTATGCCCTGGAACACAATGTCGAACGGCTGGCGGAAGATCACGCCCATGCGCAAGTTCTGGCCGACGCTGTGCGGCAATGCCCGGGCTTGGAATTGAAAACGCTTGAAATCGATACCAACATCGTCATTTTTCATATCGACCCGAAACTGGGAACGGCCGAGGAATTCGCCACACGCTTAGAATCGCACGGCGTGCTGACTTACGACATTGCCGCGCAATCGGTCCGCATGGTCACGCACTTAGATGTGAGCCGCGCCGACATTGAACAAGCAGCGGAAGCATTGCGAAAAGTTGCGTTTGGCGGATAA
- a CDS encoding DNA mismatch repair protein MutL — protein sequence LLKKLGVEVAPFGGDTVLVTSYPAMLANFRPAEVLHDLVARLLAEGKTPDRRDMVDELLHMIACKAAIKAGDRLSAEEVAALVEMRHLAQDSHHCPHGRPTALIFTREELDRQFLRT from the coding sequence CTGCTCAAGAAACTGGGCGTCGAGGTGGCCCCTTTTGGCGGCGACACGGTGTTGGTCACGTCGTATCCGGCGATGTTGGCGAATTTTCGGCCCGCTGAAGTGTTGCACGATTTGGTGGCGCGGCTGTTGGCCGAGGGCAAAACGCCGGACCGCCGGGACATGGTGGACGAATTGCTGCACATGATCGCTTGCAAGGCGGCGATCAAAGCCGGCGACCGGCTGTCGGCGGAGGAAGTGGCGGCGCTGGTGGAAATGCGGCATTTGGCCCAAGATAGCCATCATTGCCCACATGGTCGGCCGACGGCCCTGATATTTACCCGGGAAGAGTTGGACCGGCAGTTTCTGCGAACGTGA
- a CDS encoding shikimate kinase — MPTLIALIGYRGSGKTAVAQLTALRLGWDWVDADVEIELRAGKSIAAIFADDGEERFRDLETAVLQELLRREKKVLALGGGVVLREENQQQLLRARMFNCARTVWLKASPKTLWQRIQADTTTAARRPNLTAAGGVDEVKRLLKIRQPLYQECADFTVDTDRKTAEDVADAITAWIRGNATG; from the coding sequence ATGCCAACGTTGATTGCGCTGATTGGATATCGCGGATCGGGCAAAACGGCCGTGGCGCAATTGACCGCGCTGCGGCTGGGTTGGGATTGGGTCGATGCCGACGTGGAGATTGAGCTGCGGGCCGGCAAATCGATCGCCGCCATATTTGCCGACGACGGGGAGGAGAGATTCCGCGACTTGGAAACCGCCGTGCTGCAAGAACTGCTGCGGCGCGAAAAAAAGGTGTTGGCGCTGGGGGGTGGGGTGGTGTTGCGAGAAGAAAATCAGCAGCAGTTGCTGAGGGCGCGGATGTTCAATTGCGCGAGAACGGTTTGGCTTAAAGCATCGCCCAAGACGTTGTGGCAGCGCATTCAGGCCGATACCACCACGGCAGCACGGCGGCCGAACTTGACGGCTGCCGGCGGTGTCGATGAAGTGAAACGGCTGCTGAAAATACGGCAACCGCTGTACCAGGAGTGCGCCGATTTCACCGTGGATACCGATAGAAAAACCGCGGAAGATGTGGCGGACGCAATTACGGCGTGGATTCGCGGGAATGCTACGGGATAG